From Triticum urartu cultivar G1812 chromosome 2, Tu2.1, whole genome shotgun sequence, a single genomic window includes:
- the LOC125541517 gene encoding uncharacterized protein LOC125541517 isoform X6, producing MSVLAMRARGSPREATATPWGSDGIANRRLAIQSSAIDIIVGQLLFDWCSYRSIWSRQSRCSSPPPATYFGIRCSELTNSRSFPMGWVVPCRCNGELSVEGTVLGIRGTMAYGATSSVYLFGQQLYMLPKTLTEAGTYIHTYMRYPCQNKVKYVMDWIHTQLGHEPTFSQKLGAPFPLNFCVFSSRRCSDAVYAHAHMALSVSKWL from the exons ATGTCTGTTCTTGCGATGCGAGCGAGAGGATCTCCTCGCGAAGCAACGGCAACGCCATGGGGCAGTGATGGCATAGCGAACCGTCGCCTAGCGATTCAGTCATCGGCGATAGATATCATTGTTG GCCAGTTACTATTCGATTGGTGCTCTTACAGATCCATATGGTCTCGACAATCGCGTTGTTCCTCTCCGCCTCCAGCTACTTACTTCGGCAT AAGGTGCTCCGAGTTGACGAATTCCAGGTCGTTTCCGATGGGCTGGGTTGTTCCTTGCCGCTGTAATGGCGAACTGTCAG TCGAGGGGACTGTTCTAGGAATCCGAGGGACGATGGCATATGGAGCAACTTCTTCTGTTTATCTTTTTGGACAACAACTTTACATGCTTCCGAAGACTCTAACTGAAG CAGGTACATACATACATACCTATATGAGGTATCCATGCCAAAATAAAGTCAAGTACGTCATGGATTGGATCCATACCCAGCTTGGCCATGAACCAACATTCTCTCAAAAGCTTG GCGCTCCCTTCCCTCTAAACTTCTGTGTTTTTTCATCAAGACGATGTTCAGATGCAGTCTATGCGCACGCACATATGGCGCTTAGCGTTTCCAAATGGTTGTGA
- the LOC125541517 gene encoding uncharacterized protein LOC125541517 isoform X7 has product MSVLAMRARGSPREATATPWGSDGIANRRLAIQSSAIDIIVGQLLFDWCSYRSIWSRQSRCSSPPPATYFGIRCSELTNSRSFPMGWVVPCRCNGELSVEGTVLGIRGTMAYGATSSVYLFGQQLYMLPKTLTEGTYIHTYMRYPCQNKVKYVMDWIHTQLGHEPTFSQKLGAPFPLNFCVFSSRRCSDAVYAHAHMALSVSKWL; this is encoded by the exons ATGTCTGTTCTTGCGATGCGAGCGAGAGGATCTCCTCGCGAAGCAACGGCAACGCCATGGGGCAGTGATGGCATAGCGAACCGTCGCCTAGCGATTCAGTCATCGGCGATAGATATCATTGTTG GCCAGTTACTATTCGATTGGTGCTCTTACAGATCCATATGGTCTCGACAATCGCGTTGTTCCTCTCCGCCTCCAGCTACTTACTTCGGCAT AAGGTGCTCCGAGTTGACGAATTCCAGGTCGTTTCCGATGGGCTGGGTTGTTCCTTGCCGCTGTAATGGCGAACTGTCAG TCGAGGGGACTGTTCTAGGAATCCGAGGGACGATGGCATATGGAGCAACTTCTTCTGTTTATCTTTTTGGACAACAACTTTACATGCTTCCGAAGACTCTAACTGAAG GTACATACATACATACCTATATGAGGTATCCATGCCAAAATAAAGTCAAGTACGTCATGGATTGGATCCATACCCAGCTTGGCCATGAACCAACATTCTCTCAAAAGCTTG GCGCTCCCTTCCCTCTAAACTTCTGTGTTTTTTCATCAAGACGATGTTCAGATGCAGTCTATGCGCACGCACATATGGCGCTTAGCGTTTCCAAATGGTTGTGA
- the LOC125541517 gene encoding uncharacterized protein LOC125541517 isoform X2: MSVLAMRARGSPREATATPWGSDGIANRRLAIQSSAIDIIVGQLLFDWCSYRSIWSRQSRCSSPPPATYFGIRCSELTNSRSFPMGWVVPCRCNGELSGYYPCHLTIRAQPTACTGYLQLDVEGTVLGIRGTMAYGATSSVYLFGQQLYMLPKTLTEGTYIHTYMRYPCQNKVKYVMDWIHTQLGHEPTFSQKLGAPFPLNFCVFSSRRCSDAVYAHAHMALSVSKWL; the protein is encoded by the exons ATGTCTGTTCTTGCGATGCGAGCGAGAGGATCTCCTCGCGAAGCAACGGCAACGCCATGGGGCAGTGATGGCATAGCGAACCGTCGCCTAGCGATTCAGTCATCGGCGATAGATATCATTGTTG GCCAGTTACTATTCGATTGGTGCTCTTACAGATCCATATGGTCTCGACAATCGCGTTGTTCCTCTCCGCCTCCAGCTACTTACTTCGGCAT AAGGTGCTCCGAGTTGACGAATTCCAGGTCGTTTCCGATGGGCTGGGTTGTTCCTTGCCGCTGTAATGGCGAACTGTCAGGTTATTATCCGTGTCATCTTACTATTCGTGCTCAGCCTACTGCATGCACAGGGTATCTACAGTTGGACG TCGAGGGGACTGTTCTAGGAATCCGAGGGACGATGGCATATGGAGCAACTTCTTCTGTTTATCTTTTTGGACAACAACTTTACATGCTTCCGAAGACTCTAACTGAAG GTACATACATACATACCTATATGAGGTATCCATGCCAAAATAAAGTCAAGTACGTCATGGATTGGATCCATACCCAGCTTGGCCATGAACCAACATTCTCTCAAAAGCTTG GCGCTCCCTTCCCTCTAAACTTCTGTGTTTTTTCATCAAGACGATGTTCAGATGCAGTCTATGCGCACGCACATATGGCGCTTAGCGTTTCCAAATGGTTGTGA
- the LOC125541517 gene encoding uncharacterized protein LOC125541517 isoform X4, with protein sequence MSVLAMRARGSPREATATPWGSDGIANRRLAIQSSAIDIIVGQLLFDWCSYRSIWSRQSRCSSPPPATYFGIRCSELTNSRSFPMGWVVPCRCNGELSGYYPCHLTIRAQPTACTGYLQLDGIRGTMAYGATSSVYLFGQQLYMLPKTLTEAGTYIHTYMRYPCQNKVKYVMDWIHTQLGHEPTFSQKLGAPFPLNFCVFSSRRCSDAVYAHAHMALSVSKWL encoded by the exons ATGTCTGTTCTTGCGATGCGAGCGAGAGGATCTCCTCGCGAAGCAACGGCAACGCCATGGGGCAGTGATGGCATAGCGAACCGTCGCCTAGCGATTCAGTCATCGGCGATAGATATCATTGTTG GCCAGTTACTATTCGATTGGTGCTCTTACAGATCCATATGGTCTCGACAATCGCGTTGTTCCTCTCCGCCTCCAGCTACTTACTTCGGCAT AAGGTGCTCCGAGTTGACGAATTCCAGGTCGTTTCCGATGGGCTGGGTTGTTCCTTGCCGCTGTAATGGCGAACTGTCAGGTTATTATCCGTGTCATCTTACTATTCGTGCTCAGCCTACTGCATGCACAGGGTATCTACAGTTGGACG GAATCCGAGGGACGATGGCATATGGAGCAACTTCTTCTGTTTATCTTTTTGGACAACAACTTTACATGCTTCCGAAGACTCTAACTGAAG CAGGTACATACATACATACCTATATGAGGTATCCATGCCAAAATAAAGTCAAGTACGTCATGGATTGGATCCATACCCAGCTTGGCCATGAACCAACATTCTCTCAAAAGCTTG GCGCTCCCTTCCCTCTAAACTTCTGTGTTTTTTCATCAAGACGATGTTCAGATGCAGTCTATGCGCACGCACATATGGCGCTTAGCGTTTCCAAATGGTTGTGA
- the LOC125541517 gene encoding uncharacterized protein LOC125541517 isoform X1 translates to MSVLAMRARGSPREATATPWGSDGIANRRLAIQSSAIDIIVGQLLFDWCSYRSIWSRQSRCSSPPPATYFGIRCSELTNSRSFPMGWVVPCRCNGELSGYYPCHLTIRAQPTACTGYLQLDVEGTVLGIRGTMAYGATSSVYLFGQQLYMLPKTLTEAGTYIHTYMRYPCQNKVKYVMDWIHTQLGHEPTFSQKLGAPFPLNFCVFSSRRCSDAVYAHAHMALSVSKWL, encoded by the exons ATGTCTGTTCTTGCGATGCGAGCGAGAGGATCTCCTCGCGAAGCAACGGCAACGCCATGGGGCAGTGATGGCATAGCGAACCGTCGCCTAGCGATTCAGTCATCGGCGATAGATATCATTGTTG GCCAGTTACTATTCGATTGGTGCTCTTACAGATCCATATGGTCTCGACAATCGCGTTGTTCCTCTCCGCCTCCAGCTACTTACTTCGGCAT AAGGTGCTCCGAGTTGACGAATTCCAGGTCGTTTCCGATGGGCTGGGTTGTTCCTTGCCGCTGTAATGGCGAACTGTCAGGTTATTATCCGTGTCATCTTACTATTCGTGCTCAGCCTACTGCATGCACAGGGTATCTACAGTTGGACG TCGAGGGGACTGTTCTAGGAATCCGAGGGACGATGGCATATGGAGCAACTTCTTCTGTTTATCTTTTTGGACAACAACTTTACATGCTTCCGAAGACTCTAACTGAAG CAGGTACATACATACATACCTATATGAGGTATCCATGCCAAAATAAAGTCAAGTACGTCATGGATTGGATCCATACCCAGCTTGGCCATGAACCAACATTCTCTCAAAAGCTTG GCGCTCCCTTCCCTCTAAACTTCTGTGTTTTTTCATCAAGACGATGTTCAGATGCAGTCTATGCGCACGCACATATGGCGCTTAGCGTTTCCAAATGGTTGTGA
- the LOC125541517 gene encoding uncharacterized protein LOC125541517 isoform X5 gives MSVLAMRARGSPREATATPWGSDGIANRRLAIQSSAIDIIVGQLLFDWCSYRSIWSRQSRCSSPPPATYFGIRCSELTNSRSFPMGWVVPCRCNGELSGYYPCHLTIRAQPTACTGYLQLDGIRGTMAYGATSSVYLFGQQLYMLPKTLTEGTYIHTYMRYPCQNKVKYVMDWIHTQLGHEPTFSQKLGAPFPLNFCVFSSRRCSDAVYAHAHMALSVSKWL, from the exons ATGTCTGTTCTTGCGATGCGAGCGAGAGGATCTCCTCGCGAAGCAACGGCAACGCCATGGGGCAGTGATGGCATAGCGAACCGTCGCCTAGCGATTCAGTCATCGGCGATAGATATCATTGTTG GCCAGTTACTATTCGATTGGTGCTCTTACAGATCCATATGGTCTCGACAATCGCGTTGTTCCTCTCCGCCTCCAGCTACTTACTTCGGCAT AAGGTGCTCCGAGTTGACGAATTCCAGGTCGTTTCCGATGGGCTGGGTTGTTCCTTGCCGCTGTAATGGCGAACTGTCAGGTTATTATCCGTGTCATCTTACTATTCGTGCTCAGCCTACTGCATGCACAGGGTATCTACAGTTGGACG GAATCCGAGGGACGATGGCATATGGAGCAACTTCTTCTGTTTATCTTTTTGGACAACAACTTTACATGCTTCCGAAGACTCTAACTGAAG GTACATACATACATACCTATATGAGGTATCCATGCCAAAATAAAGTCAAGTACGTCATGGATTGGATCCATACCCAGCTTGGCCATGAACCAACATTCTCTCAAAAGCTTG GCGCTCCCTTCCCTCTAAACTTCTGTGTTTTTTCATCAAGACGATGTTCAGATGCAGTCTATGCGCACGCACATATGGCGCTTAGCGTTTCCAAATGGTTGTGA
- the LOC125541517 gene encoding uncharacterized protein LOC125541517 isoform X3, which yields MSVLAMRARGSPREATATPWGSDGIANRRLAIQSSAIDIIVGQLLFDWCSYRSIWSRQSRCSSPPPATYFGMCSELTNSRSFPMGWVVPCRCNGELSGYYPCHLTIRAQPTACTGYLQLDVEGTVLGIRGTMAYGATSSVYLFGQQLYMLPKTLTEAGTYIHTYMRYPCQNKVKYVMDWIHTQLGHEPTFSQKLGAPFPLNFCVFSSRRCSDAVYAHAHMALSVSKWL from the exons ATGTCTGTTCTTGCGATGCGAGCGAGAGGATCTCCTCGCGAAGCAACGGCAACGCCATGGGGCAGTGATGGCATAGCGAACCGTCGCCTAGCGATTCAGTCATCGGCGATAGATATCATTGTTG GCCAGTTACTATTCGATTGGTGCTCTTACAGATCCATATGGTCTCGACAATCGCGTTGTTCCTCTCCGCCTCCAGCTACTTACTTCGGCAT GTGCTCCGAGTTGACGAATTCCAGGTCGTTTCCGATGGGCTGGGTTGTTCCTTGCCGCTGTAATGGCGAACTGTCAGGTTATTATCCGTGTCATCTTACTATTCGTGCTCAGCCTACTGCATGCACAGGGTATCTACAGTTGGACG TCGAGGGGACTGTTCTAGGAATCCGAGGGACGATGGCATATGGAGCAACTTCTTCTGTTTATCTTTTTGGACAACAACTTTACATGCTTCCGAAGACTCTAACTGAAG CAGGTACATACATACATACCTATATGAGGTATCCATGCCAAAATAAAGTCAAGTACGTCATGGATTGGATCCATACCCAGCTTGGCCATGAACCAACATTCTCTCAAAAGCTTG GCGCTCCCTTCCCTCTAAACTTCTGTGTTTTTTCATCAAGACGATGTTCAGATGCAGTCTATGCGCACGCACATATGGCGCTTAGCGTTTCCAAATGGTTGTGA